The uncultured Cohaesibacter sp. region CAGCCGGAACATCGACAGACAGCGTCTTGCGGATCCGGTCTGTGCCGATGGCAAGGAGAAGCTTGCCTGCAAAGCGCGGTGAAACCTTCAGCTTGGCAGTCTCGCCTGCCTTGTAGCTTGGCTTATCAAGCGCCAGTTCCAACCCGTCTGGCGTATCAAGCGAGCCTGCGCTGGCCCAACCTGCGCGGAATTCAACGCTGGTGCTGTCGCCAAGGGTCAGCCGATACCGGCCCCATTCAACCGGGAGAGACAGTTTGGCAGGATCGCCCGTACCCAGATCGACCTGACCGTCAGCCACCTTGCTTTCCAGATCCACCGATTCCGAGTACCAGCTAGACCCGTTGCGATACCATTGATACTGGCGCTCGATCTTGACGAGGGACCAATCCACGCTAGATTGGCTCGCCCGACTGGCATCCGGAGATACGGCTATGAGCTGGAACTGTGCGTCACTATTCTCGCTCACCTGATTGCCGTCAAACTGGGGCTTGATGCCCAACATGATATCGTCGGGTTTGACGCGATATTGCGCCCGACGCTCGATGGCGCGGCCGGAGCCTTCCTGCATCCGCACAACCAGATCAGCGATCTTGGGGCGGGTGGAGGCACGCAACGCTCCGAGGCTGAAGTCATATTGGCCCTTGCCGTCTGCGTCCAGTGCGGGCAGTGGGCCCAGCGGTATCCGCTCTATGCCGGTATCTTCTTCTTCGGCCAGACCAAAGAGATAGCCTTCAAAGCCATCCATCTTGCGGGTTTCGCGCACCAGTATATCGCCGGAAAGGGCGAGACCGGCAGCCGGAGCGCCATAAAGATAGCGCCCTTCGATGGCACCGGTTGCGCTATCGCCAACGGCAATGACGTCTCCGTCGGGCGTCAGTGTCATATCGGTACGATCAGGGATGAAATCCTCGACAAGGAAACTCACTTCGCCAAGGGCCGGTTTCTTCGGATCGGCAAAGATCTGAACCCGCCAGCCGCCGCGCTTGGCGTTACTGAGAAGGGGTAGATCCACTGAATACCCCCCGAGCGCCTTGCCCGAGCCGATCAGACGTTGGGCTTCCACGCCATCGGGGCGCAGGAATGAGAAGGTGAGCGGCAAGTCGTTCACAGCACGGGCGGTGTCATCGCGCGCCAAAGCAGAGACATGCACCTCCTCGCCAGGGCGATAGACCCCACGCTCGGTCCATGCATAGACATCGACCCCTTCCGGCGACGGCCGACCGGTCACACCTCTATCAGAGAGGTCAAAACCGGCTCGGGTCAGATCGAGAAAGACGAAATCATTCTTGTCTATATTGCTGGCTGTCAGAACCGCCGGAGACAATCCGTCTGAGCCGCGCATGAGCCCGGCATCGAAGGTAACCATGCCGGTGGCATCGCTGGTGCCGCTGCCCAGAATTTCGTTGTTGCGGGCGATAAGTTGAACCTTGATGCCGGAGAGCGGCGCAGCGCTTTCCAGCGAGCGGGCAAAGACCTGAAGGCCGCCCAGATCATCACTGGCCTCGCTGCTGCTGCCAGCGGGTGTAGATTTGGTGCTCGAGAAGGTCGTCAGTCCGATGTCTGAAATCACGAACCACTGGCTTGCGGCAGAGGGATAGTCGTTCAGATCAATGGTCGTGGCGGCTGCCGTCATGAGATAGACCCCCGGCTCACGCTCGGGCAGGGCCTCGTCGATCGGAATGGCTGTTACCACTTCACGGTTCTTTTCCGGTGTGATTGCCATGGAGCCTTCCCAGACCGGAGAGCCCATATTTTCTGTCAGGTCGGAAAGTTGCCATTCTTCAAGTTGGCTGAGAAAACGGGAGCCCCGCACCAGTTGCGCCAGAGAGCGGTCATTGATGCGATAGAGTGCCAGCTTGGCTTCATCGGCATTGACCGACACCAGAGGAAGACCGCGGCGATTGCTGGCCGGCAATACGTAATTGTTGCCGCTAAAGCGCATGCCCGGCTTGCGGTCGCGCACATATAGATCCAGTTGCAGATTGGAAAGCAGTTGCTCGCCATTGTCCGCAGGCAGGCCTTCGCGCACATCCAGCTGATAGTTGTTGCCGTGGGCAAGCCCTTCTACACAGATCTGCCGCTTGCTCACATCAAGCGCCTTGGGTTCTTGCTGATTGATGCGGATATAGGAGGCATAATCGCCGAAGCCCTTTTTCAGTTCTTCGGAAAACTGAATGCAAATGCGCGGATTTTGCAAATCCGCATCAATGCTGTGATTGATCATGCGGAAGCCATGGCTTTCCAGAAGGCGGTGATAGTCTGCCCGATCTGCCGGATTTTCGCGCATTTCAAGCGCCAGTTTGAAACTGTCTATAGCTTCGCGGAAGCGCGCGGTCGCTTCTAGTGCGCGGGCAAGCTGGGAGAGAGCGGCCGCACGATTGGTGCGCGTGCGAGAGCTCGTATAGGCATTGAGAGCTGCATTGATGGCTGAGGCCCGCGCCGTGCGAGCTTCTCTCAAGTCTTGAGTGGTGCGGGCAGCTTGCGCCGCAGCCTGTGAGTAGGCATGCCAGATGTCACTGGCCTCCGGATCCATTGCCAAAGCACTGCGGAACAGGGTCATGGCACGCGTCGGATCGTTGAAGTCCATTGCACCATAGCCGCGTTTGATCAGCTCATCAAAGCCGATGGTGCCAGCTCCAACGTCGGGACTAGAGGATGATACCTCTTTATACATCTTGGCGGCGGCGTTATGGATGCTCTGAGGCAGATTGGTAAGGGGAGTGGCTTTGCCGATATCTTCTTCTTCAAAGCGAGTCGCAATACGGCCTGAAATCGCGCCCTTGAACGGCGTTGCCTTGGCAAAATCAGATTTTAAAAAGCAGAATTCGGCTTTGACATTATAGGTAAAGGCCTTGCATCCGCGCGTCTTCAAACAGGCCGACTGGCATTGATCCAGCGTCACCTTTTTCAGCGTCTTGAAGTCGAAGCCATAAAAATCCGTATCGCGCGAGAGGATCACTTCATCCCGATAGGTGCCATCAAGAGCCCATGCGTTTTGCGATGCGGAAAATGAAATGAGAATTAGAGCGACTATCGCAGATAGAATCCGGGCCATGGGTCCCCTCCGGTCTTCAATGAACGGTCCGCTGTCTCTTTCTTCTCAATAATAATAGGCTATGAGCGAGAGCTTGGCGGCATTTATGAAATGTAAGCAACAAACGAGTTCTGACAGTATGTAGCATTATTGCGACGATTTTGAGAGCAAATATGTCTTGAAAGAAATAAATTGTTTTTGATTGATGCGTGTACACTCTCCTGTGTATGGACGTCATCATGCCCGGACAAAGACCCGAATTGCGGTCCGCACTTCTGCGCTTGCGGGCCTATCTGGCTCTCCTTCATTCATAGTTTAAAATGGAAAGGGCTTGATTGTCTGTGCCAAAATCATGCAAACAGGCTCATAAAATGGTAACGCTTTTATATTGTGTTAAGCAAAGATTCGCGTCGAATTGGCTCAAACGAGGGATGTGAGAATGGCTGGCAGTTGGATTGAAACAGGCAGGATGGCACTAAGAGGCGCAGGACTTGGGGGCGTGTCTTTGCTGCTTTCTACCGTGCTGTCCCATGCTCAGGCGGTCGATGTCACAACCACTGTGTCGTCTATCAAAGACTCCGGAGCCATCGAGCTTGTTTTGCCAAAAGACCGTATGGTTGCCATTGGTGACAAGGTTGAATTCGACATGCCGCTTTCCAGGGAAAATGCAGATGGCTCTGATGATCAACCAGCCATCGAATGGAGCGTGCAGGGCCTCAAGGATGGGGTGATTATCGCTGAACCCAGCGCAAAGCCGGAAAAGATGCCCGAGCTGGGCTATCGCGTCACCATCAAGACTTTGGCCAATCAGCCGACGATCCTCTCTTCGAGTGAAGCCAAAATCAAAGCCGCTGAAATCAACTCGGCCGATTCTGATACAGCCGTTGCTACAACCGATCAGATGGGCGATGACAAAGAGGCAACTAGCGCGGAAAAAACCTCGGAAGCAGAGACCGCTGATGCAAAGACGCCAGTTGAAGAAATCTCTGAACCCAAGACAGATAATATAAAAGAGCCTGTTGAGCCCGAAGAGCCTTCCATGGCCAAGGAGCCTGCACCAGAGGCACCTGCTGACCCTCAAATGACGCAACCTGAAGAAGCGTCAAAGCCAACTGCCAAGCAGGAGGGCTCCGGGGATGCTCCAGAGAAGGTATCCGTCGAGGAACAGAAAAAGACTGACACCCCTTTAACTGACACCCCTTTAGCAGAAAAGACCGAAGTTCCAAGCATCAAGGCCGAGAGTGCTGAGCCAAAAGCGACCGGCCCTGTTGCGAAACAAACGCCTGTCGGGCCCGCACCAGAAATGGCGTGTGACCGCTTGGCTGCCCATCCTTTCGACCCGGATGCCGTTGCCAAAGGGGTATTCTATGCCGATCTTGATGCAGACAAGGTGATCGCCGCCTGTCAGGACGCCATTGCCGCCTATCCGCAGGAAGCACGTTTCTACACCCAGTTGACGCGCGGGCTGCATAAGGCAGGTAAGCCTGCGCTCGCCCATGCTGCAACCCAAAAAGGGGCGGAGCTGGGCAGCGGCCAATCCATGGCCTATCTGGGGGTCATGTACAAGAATGGCGAACAGGTTGCCCAGGATCAGACGCAGGCCCTTCAATGGTTCGAAAAGGCCGCAGAGGCGGGTAATCCCGGTGGCATGGTGTTTGCTGCCTCCATGTATCGCGATGGTGTGGGAACGGCTCGCAACTACAAGCGGGCTGCCGAGCTCTACCAAATGGCCAGCGACAAGGACATTGCCGAAGCGTCAGCCGATTTGGGCATCTTCTATGATCGCGGGCAGGGCGTTGAGCGCAACGCCGAGCAGGCCGCAACCCTGTTGCTGAAAGCCTATGTACAAGATGACAAAGACACCCAGCAAATATTCTTTGAGGCCCCCGGCGTGCTCTCTGAAGAAACGCGCAAAGCCGTTCAGATCGCACTCAAAGACAAGGGCTTTTACAAAAGCGCCATCGACGCCGATTTTGGTTCCGGCACCCGCAGGGCCCTGATCCTTTATAAGCGGAATGCCCGTCGCTAAGAGCGCGATAATTGCTATTTTGATTCGTTCAGTGGGGCGAGACTATGCGTATTGGACCTGACACACGAGCCGACTATAAGACGTTTCAGGTGGTTCCGACCCGTTGGAACGACAATGACAGCTTTGGTCACCTCAACAACGCTGTTCATTATTCCCTTTTTGACAGTGCCATTGCTGGCTGGCTGATGGAAAACACATCGCTTGATGTGGCCAATGATGAGCAGATCTGCGTCGTCGTGGAAAACGGCTGCAACTATTTCGAGGAGATCTCTTTCCCCGATGTGGTTACCGTGGGCTTGAGGATCACGCACATCGGCACCAGCTCGGTGCGCTATGAAATCGGGTTGTTCCGCAATGATGACCTGGTAACGGCAGCACGCGGCCACTTTGTTCATGTGTATGTCAATGAGAAAAGCCGTACGCCCGAACCCATGAACGACGCCGTGCGCGCGCTTTTCACGTCGATTTTGAAAAGCGCAGACTGATTGTCTCCACTTCGGCTTTGACGATGACAAAAGGGGACGATGGTCCACAAGTCATTGAAGGGCTATTGTTCTTCGCTTTCGATTTGATATAAATCAAGGGGGAGGCAATGTCCACAAAACCTGTATTACGATGCGACAATTGGTATATTTCTCACAAAAGTGCTTGGTAGAATTACACGTATAACGTGATAATGCAGAGCCCTATCCAATAAGGCCGTCGGGGACGGGCTTGAGATAGGGGGCGGGACAGGAACCCATCCTTTTCGATCATCCTTACCCTTCGGCGAGAGGCATCTAGGGGCTTGCTCAAGGGACAGAAACCGGGAATAGTTATGGCTGACTTCAAGAAAATTCTGATTGCTAACCGTGGCGAAATCGCCATCCGAGTCATGCGCGCAGCAAATGAGCTGGGCAAGCGAACAGTTGCCATCTATGCAGAGGAAGACAAACTCTCCCTGCACCGGTTCAAGGCGGACGAAGCTTATCGTGTCGGGGCTGGCATGGGCCCCGTTGCTGCATATCTCTCCATTTCCGAGATCATCCGCGTTGCCAAGGAATCTGGCGCCGATGCCATTCATCCCGGCTACGGGCTGCTGTCCGAGAATCCCGAATTCGTGGATGCCTGCACCGAGGCTGGAATCACCTTCATTGGCCCGAAAGCGGAAACCATGCGCAAGCTTGGCGACAAGGCGTCGGCGCGTAAGGTGGCAATCGAAGCGGGCGTTCCGGTCATTCCGGCAACCGAAGTGTTGGGCGATGACATGGAAGAGATCGCCCGTGAAGCCGAAAAGATTGGCTATCCCCTCATGCTGAAAGCCAGCTGGGGTGGCGGCGGTCGCGGCATGCGCCCGATCAATGGCCCGAATGAACTGGAAGATAAAATCCGCGAAGGACGCCGCGAAGCTGAAAACGCCTTCGGCAACGGCGAAGGTTATCTGGAAAAGATGATCATCAAGGCCCGCCATGTCGAGGTTCAGATTCTGGGTGACAGCCACGGCGGCATGTATCACCTGTTCGAGCGCGATTGCTCTGTGCAGCGCCGGAACCAGAAAGTGGTCGAGCGTGCGCCTGCGCCTTATCTCAGCGAAGAACAGCGTAAGGAAATCTGCGAGCTAGGCTACAAGATCTGCAAGCATGTGAATTATGAATGCGCCGGTACCGTCGAGTTCCTGATGGACATGGATAGCGGTAACTTCTACTTCATCGAGGTGAACCCGCGCGTGCAGGTCGAGCATACGGTGACGGAAGAAGTGACCGGCATCGACATCGTACAATCGCAGATCAAGATCGCCGAAGGCAAGACCATCGAGGAGGCCACCGGCGTTGCCAGTCAGGAAGAGGTGCAGCTGCACGGCCACGCCCTGCAGTGCCGTGTGACCACCGAAGACCCACAAAACAACTTCATTCCCGATTACGGGCGCCTCAATGCTTATCGCTCTGCCACCGGCATGGGCGTGCGTCTTGATGGCGGCACCGCCTACACCGGCGGTGTCATCACCCGTTATTATGATAGTCTGCTGACCAAGGTCACCGCATGGGCGCCGACGCCAGAGCAGGCCATTGCCCGCATGGATCGCGCCTTGCGTGAATTCCGTGTACGCGGTGTTTCAACCAACATCCGCTTTGTTGAGAATCTGCTCAAGCATCCGACCTTCCTTGACAATAGCTACACCACCAAATTCATCGATACCACGCCTGAGCTTTTTGCCTTCAAGAAGCGGCGCGACCGGGGCACCAAGGTGCTCACCTATATTGCGGACATCACGGTAAACGGGCATCCTGAAGCCAAGGACCGGCCACGTCCAGCCGAAGGGTTACGGGCCCCTGTCATCCCGGCGCCTCGGGCAGAGAAGCCAGCGGCAGGCACCCGCAATTTGCTTGATGAGAAAGGCCCGCAAGCCGTTGCTGACTGGATGAAAGAGCAGAAGCAACTGCTTTTGACCGATACCACCATGCGTGATGGGCATCAGTCCCTTCTGGCAACCCGCATGCGCTCCATAGACATGATCAAGGTGGCGCCAAGCTACGCGGTCAACCTGCCGCAGCTCTTCTCCGTTGAAGCGTGGGGCGGGGCAACCTTCGATGTAGCCTACCGCTTCCTGCAGGAATGCCCATGGCAACGTCTGCGCGATTTGCGCAGCTATATGCCCAACATCATGATTCAGATGTTGCTGCGCGGATCAAACGGTGTTGGCTATACCAATTATCCGGACAATGTGGTCCAAAGCTTCGTCAAACAGGCCGCCATCTCGGGCGTTGACCTGTTCCGCGTATTCGATTCCCTCAACTGGGTTGAGAATATGCGCGTTGCCATGGATGCTGTGCTGGAAAATAACAAGCTGTGCGAAGGCACCATCTGTTACACCGGCGATATTTATGATCCGAACCGGGCCAAATATGATCTCAACTATTATGTGAAGATGGGCAAGGAGCTACGCGACGCTGGTGCGCATATCCTCGGCCTCAAGGACATGGCCGGACTTCTGAAGCCCGCTCAGGCTCGTGTTCTGGTCAAGGCCCTGAAGGAAGAGGTCGGCCTGCCGATCCATCTGCACACCCATGACACATCCGGTATTTCTGCCGCCACCGTGCTGGCCGCAAGCGAAGCGGGCGTGGATGCGGTGGACGCTGCCATGGACGCCTTCTCCGGTTCCACTTCGCAGCCATGCCTTGGATCCATCGCCGAAGCTCTACGCAATACCGATCGGGATTCTGGCCTTGATGTGGAAGCCATCCGAGATGTTTCCCGTTATTGGGAGGCGGTTCGCGGTCAGTATGCTGCATTTGAAAGCGGCACTGCCGCACCAGCTTCCGAGGTTTATCTGCATGAGATGCCCGGGGGCCAGTTCACCAATCTCAAGGCTCAGGCCCGCAGCATGGGGCTTGAAGAGCGTTGGCACGAAGTCGCCCAGACCTATGCTGACGTAAACCTGATGTTCGGCGATATCCCGAAGGTGACCCCGTCATCCAAGGTGGTCGGCGATATGGCTCTTATGATGGTGTCTCAGGGGCTGACACGCAAACAGGTGGAAGATCCAACGGTTGACCTGTCCTTCCCGGACTCTGTCATCGACATGATGCGCGGCAATCTGGGCCAGCCGAAAGGGGGCTTCCCGGCCAATATCATCGAGAAGGTGCTCAAGGGGGACAAACCCAACACCGAGCGTCCGGGCAAGCACTTGCCTCCGGTGGATCTGGAAGACGTCCGCGCCAAGCTGTCCGAAGAGCTGGAAGGCTTTGCCATCGATGATGAGGACCTCAACGGCTACCTGATGTACCCGAAGGTGTTCCTCGACTATATGGGGCGTCATCGCCTGTATGGTCCGGTTCGCACGCTGCCAACCAAAACCTTCTTCTATGGCATGGAGCAGGGCGAAGAGATCTCGGCCGAGATCTCTCCGGGCAAGACGCTGGAAATTCGCATGCAGGCCATTTCGGAAACCAATGATGAAGGCGACGTGAAGGTCTATTTTGAATTGAACGGTCAGCCACGCTCCGTCACCGTACCGAACCGTATGGTCAAGTCCACCACCGCCATGCGTCCGAAGGCCGAGACGAACAATCCAAACCATATCGGTGCCCCGATGCCCGGCGTTGTCGCCACCATCGGCGTCAAGGCAGGTCAGCAGGTCCGCACCGGCGATCTGCTGCTCACCATCGAAGCGATGAAAATGGAAACCGGTATTCATGCCGAACGTGATGCGGTGATCAAGGAAGTGCATGTGTCGCCGGGCGGTAAAATCGATGCCAAGGATCTGCTCATTGAATTTGAGGCATAAGAAACAGGCATCCTTTCACTAAGAAAAAGCCGCTGCGGGAGAAATCCTGCAGCGGCCTTTTTGTTACCCTTTGGCACGAAGCTTACGCTTCAATGCCTGCCCCTATGCAAGGGCTCGCAGTTCGGAAGGCTTTCATTCAGCTTGCTTTGCGAAAAGTGATGCGATCGAACACATGGTCTTTCTGCACGAAATGATGATAAAGCGCAGCGAGCACATGCAACACCAGCGCTGCAATGAGCAGATTGGCCGTGAGGCTATGTACAAGCATCGGCCAGATACGGTGAGCGGCCTGATACCCTTCATAGTCACCACTCTCGACAAAGCTGCTCAGGCCGTAGATCGACATGGCGATCATGCCGGTTGCAACCATGATAAGTGGCAGAAGATAAAGAAGACCCTCAACAGCCTTTGAGGCCTTTGCCTGCCATTGGGGCCAGGAAGGATCTGCAGCAGGGCGTGCATTGATGAAAAAGAACACCAGACGTATTAGAAACAGGGCGCCGGTGGCCAGACCTGCATAATAATGAAAAGAAAGAAGCTGCATTTTGCTGGCTCCCGTCATGTCCTCCATAAGAGAACCAACGATAATTAGGCCGATAATTAGTAATGCGCCAAGCCAATGTAGAAGGATAATAGCACTAGAATATTTCTGAGGTGCATTGCTGGTCATAACAATCTCCGAGAAAGGCCCAGCCAGACAGTCTCGTCTTGATTGTCGCCGGCCGGTGCTCTGTAAGTCTTGATAAACAGGGCCGGAAAAGGTCCTCATGAGCCGAAGATGCGTGAAAGCCTGGTCCGCTTCTGTAGCATCATGCGTACTGCCTTTTTAAAGGGATATACGGATTACTGCCCATGTTATAATTCTCTATATTCGAATTATGTCATCTTATAGACAATAAGGTTGCAAATAGCGCGCAATACCGCCTTTTCGATCGGAATGATGCTAATCTCAGTGATTGTTTGCTGGCTTTGCCTGTTTGGCCAGAAAGAACCGCGCATAACACCAGCAAACATAGCCCACCACAAGCGTCGCCATGATCAACTCCAATCTGGCCAGCCAGAGGAGTGTCGCCACTGTGCCATCGCTTGCGCCCCACTGCGCCAGAAAGAGAACTGACTTGAAAAGTGCTGTGGCTCCGATCACCATGGGGAAGGTGAAAGAGGCATAGCCCGGAGAAAAGGGCAGGCGCAACAGTTTGAAAAAGCCCAGATAGGTTATCGCCGTCATCAGAATGGCGATGCCGAGCAAGAGTATAACCAGCAGCTCGGACGGGCTTGGGGAAACCGCCAGATAGCCCGCCAGCGAGAGGCTTGCAGGAGCCGCCAGAATGGCAATGGTCGGTTTGGCTGCATCCGGCACTTCCGGCTCGAAAATGAGCCGATAAAGCATGACAGGTAGCATGATGGCATAGCTGATGAGCCCCAACCAGAAAAGCCCCATGGCTAATCCTGCCCAACTGCCTCCCGGACTTGTAAGATCAGCCACGATAATGCCTACAGGCGGAATATACCAACTGGGCACCAGTTGTGGCAATCGGAAGCTCTTTCCTCGCTCCCAAAAGAAAAACAGCAGCAGGATAATGTGAAGACCGACAGCCAGAAGCCACAGGCCGGTGCCAATCCGTCCTCCAATGGCGGCAGACACAAGCATCAGGGCCATGCTGTAAGTCGGCAGGATGCTACCGATCACGGGATGCTTGAGCTCGTCTTTGAGAAGGTTCGGAGCCCAGAGGAACTTGACCAACAACAGGGCAAGAAGGATGCTGCTCAGAATGGCGCCAGTGGACGCAGCCATGCCTGCAAACAGGCCAGTATTTTCTAGGCTCCAGCCCAGACTGCCAATGCCAAGCGCCAGGCCAGCCAAGGGAGTGGGTAGGGAAGTTGGACGAAAAAAACTGCTTGCCATGGTGTACCTACAAGGGCTGAAGAAACGGGAGGGACCGCATGGATATATGCTGCCGCTCACAAAACAGATCATGCATTCTATTGAAGTATTTCCTATACTTGAAATTGGCCTTTGCGACAACACTCAGAGCAACGAGTGGGGTGGCCATGGAGGCACTTGTATAAAAACAGCTGTTGCATCCGGTCACTAGCCGCCATGCCAGAACATGACTTGCCAAACAGGACTGTTTCGATCATCGTTACAAGAAGCAAGAAGCAAGAAGCAAGAAGCAAGAAGCAAGAAGCAAGAAGCAAGAAGCAAGAAGCAAGAAGCAAGAAGAATGCCCCGGCAGAGCAAAGTCTGGATCAACCAGACAAAGAATAAGCCGGGTGATGGAGGGACCATGAAGCTTGCAGTAATTGGGTTGGGTATGGCCGCGCGTGCCCATGTCGCCGCGCTTGAATCCTTACATGAGCGTGTTGAGTTGACCGGACTTTACATGCGAAACAAGAACCGGTTGGCATCTGCAGCCGAGGCGATGCAGGTCAAGGCGTTCCCGTCCTTGGAAGCCATTGCAGAGGACAGTGATACAGACGCAGTATTGCTGCTCACTCCGCCCGATAGCCGGCTGGATATCGTGGCGCTTCTGTCCAAGGCGGGCAAACATGTGCTGATGGAAAAGCCGCTTGAGCGCACCCTTCCGGCAGCAACCCAGATTGTCGAACTGTGTGAAAAGGCTGGGGTGCACTTGGGAACCGTGCTTCAGCATCGTGTTCGTCCGGGGGCTCTTCGCCTGAAAAAACTGTTGGATGAAAAGCAGCTTGGTGAGATCGCCATGGTGCGCGTGGATGTGCCCTGGTGGCGTTCCCAAGACTATTACGACCAGCCTGGCAGAGGAACCTACGATCAGGATGGTGGGGGCGTGCTGATCACACAGGCCATTCACGTCTTGGATTTGATGTTGCACCTGCTCGGACCGGTCAAATCTGTGCAGGCCATGTTGGCCACCACTCAGTTGCATGAAATGGAAGCGGAAGATTTTGCCAGCGCCGCCGTGTTG contains the following coding sequences:
- a CDS encoding TDT family transporter gives rise to the protein MASSFFRPTSLPTPLAGLALGIGSLGWSLENTGLFAGMAASTGAILSSILLALLLVKFLWAPNLLKDELKHPVIGSILPTYSMALMLVSAAIGGRIGTGLWLLAVGLHIILLLFFFWERGKSFRLPQLVPSWYIPPVGIIVADLTSPGGSWAGLAMGLFWLGLISYAIMLPVMLYRLIFEPEVPDAAKPTIAILAAPASLSLAGYLAVSPSPSELLVILLLGIAILMTAITYLGFFKLLRLPFSPGYASFTFPMVIGATALFKSVLFLAQWGASDGTVATLLWLARLELIMATLVVGYVCWCYARFFLAKQAKPANNH
- a CDS encoding Gfo/Idh/MocA family oxidoreductase yields the protein MKLAVIGLGMAARAHVAALESLHERVELTGLYMRNKNRLASAAEAMQVKAFPSLEAIAEDSDTDAVLLLTPPDSRLDIVALLSKAGKHVLMEKPLERTLPAATQIVELCEKAGVHLGTVLQHRVRPGALRLKKLLDEKQLGEIAMVRVDVPWWRSQDYYDQPGRGTYDQDGGGVLITQAIHVLDLMLHLLGPVKSVQAMLATTQLHEMEAEDFASAAVLFDSGAVGNICATTASFPGSSESIRIDGTKGSAILEGGSLRLIWRDGTEENFAEKGNSGAGADPMAFPSDWHMKIIENFADVVEGNADSLVAPGRDALAVQRLIEAMERSSAEAGLSIELDAF